DNA sequence from the Thiosulfativibrio zosterae genome:
ATTATCAAAATACTCTGGTGAACCGCCCAATCCTGCAATTAAGTCTTCTTTGGTAGCCAAACCTTCGGGGGATTTAAAAAACACCTCCAATAGATTGAGTTCTGCCCAGGTGAGTTGCGCTTTTTGGGTTTCCAAACAAGGCGGCTGAACCGTCATTTTGTGTTTATCAATAATCCAAGCATCGCTGTCGCCTGTGCTTGCCTGCGAAAAGCTTAAACGACGGTGCAACGCCAAGATAACGGCGGCCAATTCTTGATAATTGACAGGTTTGGTTAAATAGTGATCTGCCCCTAAATGATGTCCCAAAATACGGTCATCTAGAGCAGAACGAGCGGTCAACATAATAATACCTAAGGCTGGAAAGGCCTTTTTGAGTCGCTTAGCAATCGACAAACCATCCTCTCCCGGCAAGCCGATGTCTAACACCACTATCTCAGGTTGCAGTTCATCAAATATGGCATCCATCGCCTGTGCATGGGGCACGCCTTTGGCCTCAATCTTTAAATAATTCAGATTCAGCAACAAATCATCTAATAGGTCTTCATTATCTTCAACAATTAAAACTGGACGCATCATTCTACTTCCTAGCTATTTTCTAGCACGAGTCATGGTTAAGTTCTGAGGAATTTTTAAGGTAAAAATACTGCCCTTGGAGCGATCTTGCGATTGATAGCGAACTTCTCCACCATGCAGTTTTGCAATCTTTTTGACCAAGTACAAGCCCAAACCAACGCCTGGAATATCCCCCAGATTTTGTCCTCGCTGATAAGGCTCAAATAAGCCCTCTACTTGGCTTTCATCTAACCCAACCCCAAAATCTGCGACAGAAATCAACCAATAGATGGCATTGGGCTGTACCTCTTCTTCTAAGGATACCAGGATAACTTTATCTAACAGACTGTATTTATGAGCATTATCAATCAAATTACTGAGTGCAAGTTCTATCAGTGCCGGGTCAGCCACCAGCAAATCTGATTTTAGGGCGTTGTGAAACTGAATCTTTCTTTGTAAAGGATAGTAGTTGACCACATTGTCTAAAATACCCTTTAATGCAAACGGTCTAATATTTAACTCAAATTGATTATCCTCAAGACGGTCTTGCTGTAAAAACCTTTGTACCAAATCATTAATGCGATTCGCCGCACGGCGAATGCGGTCATAGCGTTTTTCCACTTCTGGCTCAACCGAAGGCGTTAGCAAGCTTAAGGATTGCAGGGCACCGTCTATCATAGACACAGGGGTTTTTAACTCATGGGTAATCATCGCAAAAAATTTGGCTTGCGCTTGGCGATGTTGTTTTTCTAGGTTTAACTGCTGCTCAGCCGCTTGCGCTTTATTAAGCGCTCCTTTGATTTTTTCATCGGCGAGCTGTGTCAAGAGTTGGGATTTTTGGGTTTGATAAAACACATAAAAAGCCCATAAACCAATCATGCCCAACAGCCCTAGCAAGTAAGGCCAAATCAGACTGAAAATTTGTTTTAAATCCGTTTTATTGACCAGCTCAAGCTGAATCCAACGGTTGTAGATTTCACGCTCTTGTTCAGGCGTAACTTGATTGAGTGCTTTTTCTAAAATACTCAATAACATCGGCTCGCTTTTATGAACCCCTATCGCCAACTCAAAACGCTTATCGGCTTGGCCAATAATATGCAGACCGTCTATGCCTTGTTTTTTGAGCGCATAATTGATGGCTGCCAAGTTCCCAGAATAGCCATAGGCCTCACCCTTTAAAACGGCGTCTATGCCCTGCTCAACGGAATTCACCAACAATAAAGAAATTTGAGGAAAGTTTTCCTCCAAATACTCCTGTGACCAATAACCACGCGTAACCGCGATCACCTTGCGATTGAGTTTATTGTAATCTTCAATGTAGTCCACCGTATTGCGTGCCAGCAACACCATCGGAAAAGACAAATACGGACGCGTAAAACTTAGGCTCGCTTGGCGTTTTGGTGTGGAAACGGCACAAGATAAAACTGGCAAATCTCCCTCAGAAGCGCGTTGCAAGGCCGTGTCCCAGTTTTGATTGGGGGTTGCTTTAAACTTGACACCCAGCGACTTTTCAAACAGTTTGAAATAATCCGCCGCCAAGCCGTGATAGCGACCTTGCTCATCGGTAAACTCAAATGGCGCCCAGCTGTTATCGTTGGCTAACTCTATGACCGGATGCGCTCTAAGGTAAGCGAGTTCCTCTAGGTTTAAAAATCGCTCGGTGTCATGGAATAACAAGCGGCTCAAATCGGCTTGCGCCAACTGCTCTGGCGTAATCAAACCGGTTTCTTTGGCGCTAACCGCTATGGCTTGTAATTTAGCCGCACTGACTTCGCCGATCGGCGTTTTGCCAAATTTGACATATTTAGTGGTGTCATGCGCTTCGGCAATTAAGTCCTCGCGGGTTTTAACCACTGGAAAATGCGCCATTAAATAATCCACAATTTCAGATTGATTATGCAGTGCATAATCCCACCCCTTAAGGGTTGCTTCATTAAAGCGTTTAACCAAACTGGGGTCAGATTGCGCGAGGGCTTGCGAGGTAAACAGCAAATTGCCATAACTTTGAATGCCATAGTTTTTAGGATCGGTTACATAATAAGGCACTTGCAATTTATTCAATCGAAACGGCTCATTGGTCGCATAACCCGCATATAAATCGACTTTTTTCTCAATAAAACTCGTTAAATCGCCAGTCGATTTTTGGGTGAACGCATATTGGTCGGCACGGTTTTGATAAGCTAAATTGAGCAAGGCTCGAATTTGCATATCATCATGATGCATGACTGTTTTGTTTTTTAAATCTTCAAGCGTTAACACTGGCGCATGGGATAACAAAATCATCGGCGAATATTGAAAAGAAGCCGACACAATTTCAATCGGCGCGCCCTTAATGTAATCCACCACCAGCGTGCTGTAACCCACGCCAAAATCTGCGTCCCCCGATAACACGGCATCTAGGGGCTCGTGATCTTTTGTCCAGCTAATAAGCTCAACTTCTAAACCCAACTCTTTGTAATAGCCTTGCGCTAAAGCGGCATAAAAACCTGCAAACTCAAACTGATGGTTCCAATTGAGTTGAACCTTAATGATTTGACTCTCGGCAGACGGCTGAGCCGGCCCGCCTTTTGGGGTCGCTTGCGCCGTGGACATAACGCCCAAAAACAGGACAACCACGCCTAACAGATATTTGGTAAACCTAGCGTTCACTTAAAAACAATCCTTGTGCATTTTGATAGGCCAATTTTTGCGCCGTTTGCGGCGGCAACTGCCCTAACCAATGGCGAATTTGCGCCACCACGGCATCAAAGTTGTGCCAGCGATTCACGCTAAAGGTATCCACGCCGACTAAAATTTTGTCTGAGTTTGCCGTGAAAAAATCACGCCATTCTGCTTTGAGCTTGCCTTGCCCATCCACAAACTCGGCATCACGCACGGTGGTGTCTATATACAAATTGTGTGGATGCTTTTTTAGCATTTTGGTTAAAAACTGCGGCTCGGGTTGTGTGCCTAAATGCGCCCACAAAATGATGCTGTTGGGCGCTTGGGCAAAAATTTCATCTACGATTTCCGCATCACCGTGCACTTGCAGCTTTAAGTTTTGTGCTTTAGCAATGGCAACCAATTCACGCAAAACTGGACTGTTGCGGTCTTCTTTAAATAAATGAAACTCACCTATGCCTTGGTAAATGCCGGCCTTAAGCCCTTGTTGAATGCGCTGGATAATTTCAGGGTTATCGCCCCAACGCCCTTTTTCTTTGAGATGATGATAAATATTGAGAAAAGGAATAATGCGCTCGGGTGCGGCTTGATATAAGGCTTGCGTGCCGGCATCAGGCGTGCTGGATATCAATGCATGCGTCACTTGGTTGCGATCAAAAAGTCTAAGGACTTCGGCGGTAGATAAGGCTTCGGTATCTTCTGCGCCATAATGCAAATGGCTGTCAAAAATTTTGCCCGTGTAAGCGGTATCAGAGGTATGAACCACTGTGGATTCGGAAAGCAATGAATGAGCCCATAGGCTTGTAGAGAAAAATAGCCCACAAAAAACGTAAAAAGGCTTTAAAAATAACCAGGCCTGGTTGTTTTTCGGCACTTTTAAGCTTAATTTTGGCATAAAAACCTCCTTCTGCACTAAATGTCGTCTTGCGGCTTTTCGAGTGGCGGACTAATGAAATAACCTTGCACCATATCAACGCCCATGAGTTTGAGTTTAATATAGGTGGCATTGTCCTCCACAAACTCGGCAATGGTTTCTATGCCACGCTTTTGCGCAAAGGTGACGATGGTTTCCACAATCAATTCTTTGTCTGGATCTTGCAACATATTACGAATCAAAGAACCATCCAACTTAATATAGTCAGGTTGCAAACGCATCAGATATTCAAAGTTAGAATAGCCTGTTCCATAATCGTCTATGGCGACCTTAACGCCCATTTGTTTAATTACATTCAAAAACTGGGTGGCTTCTTCAAAGTTCTCAATGCCTTCTGACTCCGTGATTTCAATGGTTAGGCGCTCACCGGCAGTATAGTCGTGACACAGCTTTTGTAAATATTGCAGTGTTTCGGGTGTGCCCAAATCTTCTGCCGACAAATTAACGGCAAAACGCTCAGTGCGGTCTTTAAAGGTTTCAAACGCATGCATCAGCATGGTGCGGGTTAGGTCGGCATACAAGCGCGTTTTTTTGGCGATTTCTAGGAAGTAGAAAGGGCTGACCAATTCACCTCGAGTTTTCAAACGCACCAAACACTCATAAGACACGATGGCTTCTTGTTGCATATTGTAAACCGGCTGAAAAACCGCGATTACACGGCCTTCGTTAAGCGCAGATTTCAGCTCTCTACTCCAAATCAAGTTTTCTTTGTATTGATCAGAAACCACCACCACTTCGGCGTAGTTCACCACCGCTTTATGAGATTTTTTGGCTTCGCGCAAAGCCATGTCGGCTGTGGCCAGTAAATTGGCATCACCTTGCGCAACCCCCGCCGATAAAGACACAAAAATATCTTGGTCAGCCACCATAAAGGCGTGGTCGCTGATATGACGCGTTAAGTGGATAATTTGTTCATGAAAATTCTGCACCGGGGCATCGTGCTGCTCTATCAACGCAAACTCGTCGCCATGCACTCTAAACAGTTTTAACGCGGGTGCTTTATGGGCACCCAAGAATTCGGCGACTTTTTGAATCACTTCGTCGCCTTTTTCTACGCCCAAAAAGTCGTTTACTTCTTTAAAATCGTCAACATTTAACAAAGCCAAAGATTTAACGGCCTTGCTATCCAGTTCGCGGATGAGTTGACTGCGATTTTTTAAGCCGGTTAATTTGTCCGTAATCAATAAACTGGTTAAGGCATCTTGATCTTTTTTCCATTGAGTAATGTCGTGGCGCAACGCAATGTATTCTTGAATGTCACCTTGCGCATTCTTAATCGGCATAATGGTCATTTGAACATGAAAATTGTCACCATTCTTTTTCTGGTTTACCACTTGGCCATGCCAAGCTTTGCCAGCCGTTAAGCGTTCCCACATGCCAACAAACACCTCTTGTGGACTACCGACACTTTTAAAAATATTGTGCGACTGCCCCAGCAATTCTTGACGACTGTAACCCGTTAACTCAACTAATTTATCGTTCACATAAGTAATTTTGCCGTCAAGGTCGCCTTTAGACACGATGCTGGTTTCATCAACAATGGTTTGATATTGTTTAAGCAAATTCAGGGTGTTGGCGAGAGCCGTGTTTTCTGCCATGGCTTTTTTTTCTGCCAACACGCGTTGTTTGACATAACGATTAATAAAGCGATAAAAGGCAATCGTAATCACCAAAAAGGCCACGACTCTCACAAAATGCCAAACAAACCACTGAAAATCCCACAGAGTTGAAATCACAAACAAAATGCCCGCAGACCCAAACAACATACCGCCGCCAAACAGAATTAAATCTTCTGGGTGCTGATGTTTCAGATACTTAAACAGGTAAAAGACGCCGCCCCAAATAAAAGCAAAACCGCCCACGACATTCATCCCTTGGGCAATGTTGGTAAAATGCCCTTCGGCATGCCGCATCAACGGCAAACTGTCTTGATACTGCAAGGACAATAACGCGCCTAAGAGGATTAAAATAACAAAGCTACCCAACCACTGCAAACGCTGCTCTACCGAAATATGGTCGGGCAACCAAGCCAACGCAAAGAACAGCCCGCCCAAAAACACCGACATAGAGTGATACCAAATAAATAAATTGCCCGGTTCTGTCATGGCGTGGAATAAATCAAAAATACCCATCGCCAAAAAGGCTAAAACCACATTGACATATTCGGTTTTAATAAAGCCCTTATCTTGAATTTGGTAGATGGCCACCGCTAAAACAATGGCGATAGAGGCCGATGCAGACTCTAAGGTGGCATGCAACGAAACATTCACCCAAACACCCTGTATCAACACTTGGCTCATATACCCTAGAAATAGCGGCAAAACCAAAGACAACACAACCATTTTAAAGACATTTTTGTAGAGGTCAGTCATGCGCTTTCTCCGCTGCTTCAACTAAATAAACCTGATTACGACCTAAGGCTTTGGCTTGATAAAGTGCCTGGTCGGCAAGGTGATAAATTTCCTGACTTAAATAATTGCGCTTGTCAGCCAGATGCAATAAACCCACCGAAATCGAAAAGACCTCTGCCGCTTCATTTTGCGCATGAGGAATTTTTAAATCTAAAACCGCTTGACGCAAGGCTTCGGCATATTGGTGACTTTCTGCTAGGGTATAGCCGTTTAATAAACATAAAAACTCTTCGCCCCCTGTGCGATACGCGTCTACATTGGCAGTCGAAAACTGCGTTAACAACAATTGCCCAAGGCTTTGCAAGGCCTGGTCACCCGCTAGGTGTCCATACAAATCATTAAAACGCTTAAAGTAGTCAACATCAAAAATAATCATACTTAACGCCCGATCATCTGTGTTGGCCAAGCGCTGTTCAATGGTTTGGTTGTAATAACGGCGGTTATACAAATGGGTCAACTCATCGGTGATAGAGAGTTGATAAATCTGTTTCTCTTGGGTGGTTTCTCGCCAAAAGGATTGGTAAGCCACTAGCTCATTTTTTTCATTGAAAACCGGTGAAGCCGTCACCCAAAAATATTGTAAGGTGTCTGAAGTTTGCCATAACACTTCCTCTTCAAAGGAGGTTGGCTGGGTTTTACTGTTGATATAGCCTGCAAACTTGTGCCAAGCATGTTCCGCCATCAACTGTTGCAACACATCCGTAATGGGCTGCTGCAAACCCACTTGTAAAAGATTTCTACCCACTAGATCGGGCGTTTTAACCCGCGTGATTTGACAAAACGCATCACTCACCTCTAGCACATTCATGTGCAAATCCAGCTTGAGCGTGGCCACAAACTGGTTAACCATATCCAAGGCTTGGTTCAAACGACTGGTCACTTGTTTTTGCATTTGTGTGGTTTTCACCAAATCCGCCGAAATTTGTACCTGTTGCGTAATATCTATCCCAATACTACAAATGGCTTCATCCTCGCCTTGTAAATTGCGCAATTTAAAACGCGCCATTAAATATTTGCGCTCAAACAATTCTTCTTCAAATTGCAGCGGTTGATCACTCGCCATCACCAAGCGGTCGTGTGAACGGATAATGTGCGCATTCACCGGCGGGAAAATATCCAAATCATCTTGTCCCAACATGTCTTCGGCGGTTCGCCCAATTAAAGACAGCGCTTGGGCATTGAACATTTTGTAATGCCCTTGAATGTCCTTCACCATCACAACCATCGGGGCATTGTCTAAAATATTGCGAATTTCATATTTAGACGCCAATAAATCATGGGTGCGCAAGCTCACCATTTGTTCAAGATTATTAGACAACTTCTCCAGCTCGTCTTTGTTTTTGGCCAGGCTCTCAGAGTTGGCGGATAACTCATTCAAACTACTTTGCAGATGGCTGGCCATTTCATTAAAAGCCTCCGCCAGTGTGGCAAACTCGTAAACATCGGGCACAGGAATTGGATCGAAGTTTTTTCTTTTTTGCTGTAAACGATGAATCCCTTGTAACAAGAGTTTGAAGTTTTCACTTAAATATCCATACAAAAACAACGCTAAAATGCCGCTAAATAACAAAATAAACCCAAAAATCTGCAGCGCCCAACTGCTCAGTTCATTGAGATTTTTAAAGACTTGATGGGTCGGCATTTCATACACAAACCCCCAGCGCAAATCGGGCTGATAACGCCAAATGGCATAAACTTCTTGCCCCTGTTCGTTGCGTAAAACACCCTGTCCATCTTCGGCACGCACCGCTTTAGCCAAAGGCGTTTGTGCTTGATAAGCGCCCCAAAAGTTTGAGGGGTGACTGAGCGGCTCGTCACTCATCGAGGCCAATACATTTTGAATTTTATCCCCTTGGCGTTTCCCGACTTTTAACTGACCTTGCTCCCCCAGCCCTTCTGAGTTACTGAGTATATTTTTGAGTTGCGTGTCTTCAATTTGGCCAATCAAAATGCCTTTGAGTCTGTCTTGCAAAATAATCGGCGTGGCAATAAAAGCAGCACTTCTGGCAGAGGGTGGATAATAATTAAAATCTGAAACGCTGGTATCCAATAGGGTTCTTGACGAGTTAAAAACCTGACTTAATCCGGTATCTTTCCACTGCGCGGCATTTAAATCAGCGTACAAATCAGCTTCTTTTTGCACCGTAAACTGTACTTTGCCGCTGAGATCGACAAAAAATAAATCATAAAAATGCGACAGCTGCATATATTGCTCAAGATAGTTGAGCGTTTGTTGCTGCTCGCTGCCTGAAAGCGGCTTTTGTGCTTGGTCAAATAAACGAAAAAACGCAGGGTCGCGCGCCAACAGTTGTAAACTTTTGCGGTTTTGTTGAACCAAATCAGACACTTGAATTAAACGCTGATTCAGTCTATTTTCAAAAGAAGTTTGCACTTCTCGTGTGAGAATTTTTTCGACATTCATGTGACTTAACCACATGACCAACAAAATGGGCAACATGGACACCAACATAAACCACACGCTTAACTGCAAAGCCAATCGTGATTTAGAAAAGCGCAAATACTCAGTCGCACGCATCCAAAAACCGCTGGGTGGCGTCAGTTTTAGCTTAACATTTTTGGCTATTCGGGTGCCTGCCATGCGCCCCCCCATGCTTCATACAACTGGGTTAATGCCTTGGCCGAATCTTCGTAAGAGGTTTCAAAAATTGAAAAAGGTTCCGGCTTGATAAGACTGCTGCTTTGCCAAACCACTTGTGACTCACCGCTCGCAGTTAATTGACTAATAACATCTGGCTTCCAAGTATGGCGGCTATTTTTGTCCACAAACACTTTACCCGCTGGCCCTGTAAAACCAACACGATGAATAACACTCAAAATGGCATCTGAATCAATAGACTCCACTTTTTCTGCTGCCAACTTCCATAGATACACATTCACATAGGCGTTCACCATGGGGGAGTTAACTTCTTCATCTTGCCCATAGCGCGCGCGATAGGCTTTGATAAAGGTGTTATTTTCAACCGTATCCAAATTGGGGTCGTAGCCCCAGCTAACATAATGCCCTTCTAAAGATAACCCATACTGCTTTAAATAAGATTTGGCTTCTACGGATGAAAAACTGAACGACATCACAGGCACAGGATTGTCTGGCTGTAAGCGAGATAAGGTTTCAAAAAAATAGCGATTTCCGTCACCATTTAAGGTATTGATAATGGCATCTGGTTTTAAGGCTAATAAACTGTCTAGGTCACTGAAATCAATATTGTTTAAGCCATAATATTGCGATTTTAAAACCGTCATCCCCAAGGTTTCGGCGACTTTTTGAATTTGCATATTGGCAATATGAGGAAACACATAATCTGAGCCAATCAACAAAATTTTTTGCCCCAGATGCTGTTGCACCCAACTGATGGCTGGAATAATTTGCTGATTGGGCACTTCGGCGGAATACACAATACGCTCAGACGCTTCTAAGCCTTCATATTGCACGGGATAAAACAGCAGGTTTTGATGGGCTTCAATCACGGGTTTAACGGCTTTACGAGAGGCGGATGTCCAACAACCAAAAATCACGGGCACCTTATCTTGCGACACCAAACGCTCTGCCCCCGCAGCAAAAGTTTTGTCCAAAGACGCACCATCCACCAAAATAGGTTGTAATGGACGCCCCATCACGCCACCTTGCTGATTGATTTCATCAATCGCCATCAAGGTTGCTTGTATAACGCCTTGTTCACTCAGCGCCATCGGCCCAGTTAAACTGTGCAGCACGCCAACTTGAATGGGTTTTGGCTGAGTGGCACCCCACAATAACTGCAGAAAAACCACGCCCAAAATCAGCAGCAGCGCAGTATTTGCTCTTACCAGCCATTTTGGGCGTTGAACATTCATCCGTAAAAACCTTTAATCAATTTGAGTGCTTCAAAAAATAAGCCATTTTACCCCTTTTTAGTCGAGCGTTGACACTCTCTTAACGCAGCTGTACTTGAGCCATCCATTTTAAAAAGCTCAAACTACCTGCCGACAGTAACAGCGTAAACAGCGCAATGGTGAGCAACGAGCCGTTGTGCAGCGTTCCCATAATCAACCCCATTAAACCACCCATGGCAAAAATGCTACTGCCCATTAGCGCATTGGCAGTGCCAGATATTTGTTCAAAAAAATCTAAATAACAGGCTTGAACATTGGGCGTTACTGCCCCCAACAAACCCAAAACAAAGAATTGGAACACTAAAATTATATAGAGGTTTGGCGTAAAAATGCTGACATAAACTGACATGAAAACCAGCAAGATCACTTGTAACTGCATCACGCGCCATAAAATCGTTGCGGGCTCAAAGCGTTTTAACAGGGTGACATTCATCCGATTAAAAAACACCACGCCCAAAACCACTATCCCAAAATACAACGGAAATTGGCTGGGCGAAATATCAAACTGCTCCATATAAATAAAAGAGGCTTCGGTGATGTACACAAACAAAACCCCACTGGCCAGTCCTTGCGCCAATAAAAATCCAACCGCTCGGCGATTTTTAAACACTTGACCGTAATTAGAAATCAACGCCGACCAGGGTTGGCTGCGCGCTTTTTGTTGGCGCTCCAACGAGCGGGTTTCTGGCAAGGTGAATTGCACCATCATCCATAACAGCAACCCATAAAAAGCCAAGAATATAAAAATACTGTGCCATTCGCTGAAATTTAAAATCAGCGCTCCGGTTGCCGGCGCGACCAAAGGCGCTATGAGCATGACCAAGGCAATCATCGAAAACACCTGCGCACTCTCTCGTCCAGAGGTTAAATCTCGTACGATGGCTGCTGATACCACGGTAGCAAAACCACCACCAATGGCTTGAATAACCCGCATCACATAGAGTTGTTCTAAATTCACTGAAAAGGCAATCAGCAGTGAACTTACCATAAATATCAATAAACCAATCAGCGCAATGGGTTTGCGCCCAAAACGATCGGACAAAGGCCCCCCCAAAAGCTGCCCCAAACCAAATCCCATTAAAAATAAAGGAACGGTAAAGCTCACCGCATTCACATCGGTATTGAGCTGTTGCGCCAAACTGGGTAACGCAGGTAAATAGGTGTCTATGGCAAAAGGCGTTAAGGCAACCAAAGCGCCTAAGCGAGGCGCAAGTTGACGAGCGGTAAGATTCATAATCTGCCTCAATGGATAGAAAACAGTATCTTACCGAGTTTATAGAGGGTTTGTGTAAAACCGCAGCTAAAAAAAGACCCAGTCGAGCTGGGTCTTCATTATTTTTAGATGCTATTTTAGATGGCTTGTTGCGTTAAACGCCAAAAGGCATCCGAACATTCAACTTAACATTGCGACCCATGCCCTGTGCTGTACCTTTGTAGGTATCCAAGAAATCTCGGTATTGCGTATCAAACAGATTTTGCACCGTTAAGTCCAATTGCAAGGCCTGCTTGCCCAATTT
Encoded proteins:
- a CDS encoding multidrug effflux MFS transporter — encoded protein: MNLTARQLAPRLGALVALTPFAIDTYLPALPSLAQQLNTDVNAVSFTVPLFLMGFGLGQLLGGPLSDRFGRKPIALIGLLIFMVSSLLIAFSVNLEQLYVMRVIQAIGGGFATVVSAAIVRDLTSGRESAQVFSMIALVMLIAPLVAPATGALILNFSEWHSIFIFLAFYGLLLWMMVQFTLPETRSLERQQKARSQPWSALISNYGQVFKNRRAVGFLLAQGLASGVLFVYITEASFIYMEQFDISPSQFPLYFGIVVLGVVFFNRMNVTLLKRFEPATILWRVMQLQVILLVFMSVYVSIFTPNLYIILVFQFFVLGLLGAVTPNVQACYLDFFEQISGTANALMGSSIFAMGGLMGLIMGTLHNGSLLTIALFTLLLSAGSLSFLKWMAQVQLR